CTTGTGGAAGATGCATTTGTGTTGTTGTAAAAGGATTATATTCCCATGCATTACTCCAGACGGCTCTGGTTGACATTGCTTGTCACCTGCCTCCTTTCGTTTGGCGTGCTTCTCTGGCTTGGTGGTGAAATTTACCAACAGGCTCCTCCGATCCCGGAACGCGTTGTGACTCCCGATGGCACAACAGTGTATACCGGGGAACAAATTCAGAATGGCCAGCAGGCCTGGTTTGCCGCCGGGGGCCAGCAGCTTGGTTCAGTATGGGGCCACGGCAGTTACGTTGCACCAGACTGGTCTGCCGACTGGTTGCACCGGGAAGCGCTTGCTCTGCGCAATATCATCGCCCAGGATCATTTCCACGCGACTTATGATGCCTTGTCAAATGAACAGCAACTCGTTGCCAGTGGGCTGATGAAGCAGGAGATGCGCCAGAATACTTATAATGCACAGCGCAACGTAATCGTTATTTCGCCGCAACGTGCGCAGGCGATTCTCCAGCTCTCTGAGCACTACGATGGCTTGTTTAGTGATGCGCCTGCGTTCCATAAGCTACGCGTTGAGTATGCGATGAAAGAAAATACACTCTCTTCCGCTGTCGCGCGCAACGATCTTAGTGCTTTCTTCTTCTGGAGTGCATGGGCGGCTACGACCGATCGGCCAGGTGATTCCATCACCTATACCAGCAACTGGCCACATGAAGAGCTGGTTGGCAATACACCAAGCCCAAGTCTGGGTATCTGGTCTGTTGCCAGCGTGATTTTGCTGCTCGGTGGGATCGGCGCTCTGGTGTGGTATGGTAATCCCCCCATTTTTAACGGAGGCGATAAGTAGAATCAGGTCATGCGTTGAATATGCTGCATTGGCGTGAAACCATTCAGTGCCATATTCGGACGCTCGTGATTATAAAACCATTGCCAGCGTGTGGCATAGTCCTGCAATTCGTCCAGTGATGTAAACAGGTGCTGTCCCAGCCAGTCATAACGTACAGTCCGGTTATATCGCTCAATATATGCATTTTGCTGAGGTTTTCCGGGTTGAATAAAACGCAGGGTGATATTCTGCTGAGCAGCCCATGACATCAGTATCTTGCCGGTATATTCTGGCCCATTATCACATCGTATTGCTGCTGGTTTACCTTTCCACTCAATCAGTTGTTCGAGTGTCCTCACCACACGATTTGCGGGAAGAGAAAAATCTACCTCAATGGCCAGCGCTTCACGATTAAAGTCATCGATAACATTCAGCAATCGGACGGAACGACCATCCGACAGTTGATCGTGCATGAAGTCCATCGACCAGCATTCATTGCGGCTTTCAGGCACCGCCAGCGGCTCGGGCTTATCCCGTTTCAGTCGTTTTTTCGGTTTAATTCGCCTGTTCAGCGACAACTCGCAATAAATCCGGTATACCCTTTTGTGATTGAACTTAAAGCCTTTTACGTTACGCAGGTACAAAAAGCACAGACCAAAACCCCAGTTGCGCTGACTGTCGGTGATACGGAGTAGCCAGTCAGCAATAACCGTGTTTTCTTCATTCAGTTGAGGCTGATAGCGATAGCAACTTTCGCTGACAACAAACAACTGGCAGGCAAAACGTATGCTGACGCTTCGGTGCCTGACCGCGTCCTGTGCCATCTGCTTTCGCTGCGATGGCTTCACCACTTTTTTGCCATAGCCTCCTGAATAATTTCGGCTTTGAGCCGTTCTTCGGCATACATCTTTTTCAGGCGGCGGTTTTCATCTTCCAGCTCTTTTAGTCGGGCCATCATGGATGCATCCATTCCGCCAAAGCGTGAACGCCACTTGTAGAAACTGGCATTGCTCATACCATGCTCGCGGCACAGTTCAGCAACTGGCGTTCCGGCCTCAGCCTGCTTGAGGATGGCCATGATCTGGCTGTCGGTAAAGCGTGATTTTTTCATAGAGATCTCCCCGGTTCAGATTACGAGAAAATTCTACCTATGAACACACCGGTTTTTCGGGGGGATTACCGTATCACGTACGTGACGAAGATGAAACAGTGAAGATTTCTCCACTGAAAGATCCTTTATTTAACGTCAAACTGACACCCTCCATGCGGGCAACAACTAAATATTTCTACGTGGTTATTGCTCTTTTTCTGGTACAGATCCTGCTGGGCTCTATGACGGCACACTACGGTGTGGAAGGCCAGGATTTCTTTGGCATTCCACTTTCGCGTATTTTGCCGTATACGGTGTTGCGAAGCTGGCATACTCAGCTTTCTGTACTGTGGATTGCGACGGCATGGCTGGCGACGGGGATTTATATTGCGCCACTGATTTCCGGGCATGAGCCTCGCTTCCAGCGAGCCGGGGTGAATATCCTGTTTATTGCTTTGCTGGTCCTGGTCGTGGGCTCTCTGGCGTTTGGTTGGCTGGGTACAATGGGTTATCTCGACGCCCGCCAGAATTTCTATATTGGTTCCCAGGGACTGGAATTCACTAATATGGGGCGTATGTGGCAATGGCTTCTGTTTATTGGCTTGATTATCTGGCTGCTGCTGGTTGGTCGGGCGCTCTGGCCTGCACTCTCTCATCCTTCTGAAAACCGTGGGCTGATCACGCTGATGTTCCTGGCTGCCGTCTGTATCGGTCTGTTCTATGCGAGCTCCCTGATGTGGGGATATCGCGCGCATTACGCCATTATCGAATACTGGCGCTGGTGGCTGGTACACCTGTGGGTTGAAGGTTTCTTTGAAGTCTTCGCAACAGCAGTGATTGCGCTGATATTCTGTAGGCTGGGGTTGGTTCGACCGAGTGCGGCAGATAAAGCAACGCTTTTCTCCACTATCATCTTCCTGTTTGGTGGTATTCTCGGCACACTGCATCACCTTTACTTTACTGGTGCGCCGATTTCGGTGATCGCCTGGGGTTCTATTTTCTCCGCTCTGGAGGTGGTACCTCTCTCTATGGTAGGGATTGAGGCTGCACACAACTATCGGCTGTTGAGTAAGGCTCCCTGGGTGCAACGCTATCGCTGGATGATCTTCTTCTTTGTTTCCGTTGCTTTTTGGAACATGGTTGGGGCGGGCCTGTTGGGTTTTGCAATAAACCCGCCCATTTCGCTCTATTATGTCCAGGGATTAAACCTGACGGCGGCACACGGCCACGCGGCGCTCTTTGGTGTATATGGCCTGCTGGGTATTGGTCTGATGCTGTTCTGCCTGCGCGGGCTAATGGAAGATCATATCTGGATGGATAGCTTACTGAAATGGGCTTTCTGGCTAATGAATATTGGTCTGACTATGATGGTCTTCCTGACGTTGGTACCGGTCGGAATTTATCAGGCGTGGGCCAGTGTGGATAAAGGATTATGGTACGCCCGCTCTGCCGAAGTCGTACATTCCTCTGTTGTTGAAACGCTGGTCTGGCTGCGCGTGCCGGGAGATATTCTCTTTGGCTTCGGGGGCCTTTCCCTTGCTGTTTTTGCCCTGCGTCTTCTGATGAAACGCCGTTAAAAAACACAAGCCTGGCCATGAGGCCAGGCTTGTTCCGGGGAGCCTGCGTAGCCTTGTGTTCATTCAAGTCTTACCCGGTGTCCACGGAAGCCATCGTTTACTCACCACATCAATCGGTACGATTGATTCTTGGGCGCGACTTTCCACATAAGCCTCATCACATCGAATTTTTATGATAACGATATTCATTATCAATTATCTTTACGGATGAAGTTTAAAGGTGCATTATAAATGCATCTTTAAGTCAGGAGGTCAAAATGAGCCATCGCAGAATCCCTGAAAACTGGAAAATAAAACGTTCAACCCCATTCTTCACGAAAGATAATGTACCGGTAGCACTGTTGAGTCACCATAACACCGCAGCCGGCATATTTGGTCAGCTTTGTGTCATGGAAGGCACAGTGACCTACTACGGTTTCGCCAGTGAAGCAGCAACGGATCCAGACGTTAAAGTGGTTATTAATGCAGGAAGCTTTGCAACCAGCCCACCACAATACTGGCACCGCATTGAGATGACCGATGATGCAAGGTTCAACATCAACTTCTGGGCAGATCCGACATTTTCCGGAGATGAAGTTTACAGTGCCAAAAAATCATAACCCTGATGCTCTCCTGCCGATAATGGAGAGAGAGCCCTGGCCCTACAGATAGAATGAACACAACATGAGTGCATTTTTTAGGCAAACATCAATGCAAGTTGACTACGGAGAGCAGGAATGCTGCAGTGAGTTGTCTTTACTGCACATTGCCGAATATCTGGAGTACCTTTCATGCGGAGTTCCTCCCTGCCCCGGGGTAAATGATGAATGTTCTTTCGATGTGTCCCTGTTAATAAATTCATCAGGAGACTGAGATGAAGATTGTTGCTGTTGAAGCCAATATTGCAGCAGGAAAAACAACATTACTTGCCCCTCTGGCGCAGGCGTTGTCGGAGAAGACCGGAACCACCTGGAAAGTTATCAGGGAGCCAGTCGATGAAGACCCGGTATTTCTGGAGCTGCTCAAGGTTTTTGTGGAAAACCCGGAGGATGCGGATGCCAGAGTTGCCTTCCAGTTATATATCACCCGCAGCAGACAGGGACTTTTAAAGGACGTACCTGAAGGTAATTACGTGATTGAGCGTTCGCTGTTTAGCGATATTGTTTTTTGCCATGTCAATTTCCTGATGGCTGAGCAGCCCTCGGCTCGCTATATGTCATATTTCTATCAGATTAAGGCATATTTAAACAGTTATCCCAAAATCGATCTTGTTGTTTATATTGATCGGGATGCGGAATCATGTTTTAACGCCTGTCGAGCGCGAGGGAGAGCAGGGGAGAGTCAGTATACGCTGGACTATTTTAAGGATCTGAAGGCGTTTCACGATGCCTGTCTGCCGCAGATTACCCGGCAATATGGTTCGAAACTGTTGACCTGCCGTGTGGATCGCGGGTTTGCATGCCCGAATGAAATGGCAAATGCAGTAGTGGAGCATCTGGAGTGAACGCCGTATAACGTACTTTTAAGAATCTCTCACCTTATATATGGCTGATGGGGAGTCTGTTGATTGAGTACATTAATGCATTTTTCAGGAATGCTTACAAGTGGAGCTACGTTGCTGTGTAAATAAGGTTTTTCGGTGTTGATGAATATGTGGCGAGTACAGAATAGGTAATGTTATATTAATATTATTACCCGAGTTGAGTTGTCATTCTTTTCTGAAAAGATTAAGTAAATTTTTCTCAATCTTTATTCTGTATCCGGATAAAAATATAATGGACATGCTATTATTTTACCATTTGTATAAATGAATACGCCAGCTGATAAGGCTGGCGTCTGTTGCGGTTCTGTTCTGATACAATAGGTATTAAAAAAAGTGAGATTACATAATCAGGCTGATGAGTTGGTTTAATCTTGCCAGTCGAAGTTACTAAAACCTGGCAGCAGTTCGCCAGAAGCATCAAAATGGATGATGTCGGCGGAGTAACGACGAATGAATGTCACCACTAACCGCCGACAGGTCTTTGATAATCACATTCGCTTCAGCTCCAGTACCGGGTATAAGCGTGCGTTGAGTCTGAGCAGGTAACCGTAGCCTGTGTACAGTATCCAGTCGTAGTCGCCGCCGTCATGACGTTGAAGGGTTACCTGGTCAAGGATAGCGTTATCCTCACAGGTAATATGGGCGGTGCTACACTGGATCCCGTTCAGACGGGCGGCACGTGGCAGAGGATCTTCAACAACCAACTTCCCGGGGGCGTCAGCAATGCGAAGTGAATAACCGTTGTTGCAAACCACATCGATCAGGTCGGCAAGTTCAATACCGTCGATATCCACGGCGATCCGACCCATGTTAAGAGCCAGTACGTTGACGGCATCGGCTTCCAGTGTCAGAGAATGTTTCATTGCTGCACCTCTTGTAGTGGTCAACTAAAACTGGCCACGGGTTTAGAGTTTTTCCAGTATCGGTTTTCCGATTCGTTTGGGGGTAACCCACCGTTATAGTCATGCGGCCTTAGCGAGCTGTAATACCCGACGATATAGTCTGTGATCGCATGAGCTGCTTCGCTAAAGTTTATATAGCCTGTCACTGGCACCCACTCGTTTTTCAGACTTCTGAAGAAGCGTTCCATCGGGCTATTGACGCTCCTATGTCAAGAGCGGGCGATTGGCATAGGCGAGGTCCGATAAAATCAATGGATAGAGTTCACGGACGATGTAGCGTTTCAGGCATCTCAGGATCTCTTTGGTCGACAACCCTTCACCCGTTCGTCTGTTTACATAGATTTTTGTGCGCGGATCACTACGCATACGCACAAGGGCTATTGTCCACAGGGCGTTGTTAGCTTCACGTGAGCCTCCGCGGTTTAATCTGTGCCTGACAGTTTTTCCTGATGATGCTGGTAACGGATTTACACCACAGAGCGAAGCCAGAGCCGCTTCATTTTTTAAACGTTCGGGGTTATCACCTGCAACGGCCAGCAGCGTCGCAGCCGTCTGTGGGCCTACCCCAAACTGGCTACGAAGATTACTGGCATATTTGCGGGTCAGTTTATCCAGAGATTCGTCCAGTTCATTCAGCTCTTCAGTCAGGACTATCCATCGTTTAGCAAGACTTCGAAGCGTGCTACACAGGGCTATCCGTAAGGGGGAGTACTCTGACACCTCGCTGTTAATGCAGGCGGTTACGCATTCGTGTGGTTTCGATTTCCAGAGTTTGTCGCGAACATCCTGAGGGGCACTCACCAGCAGCGCACGAAGCTGATTAATCGCCTGCGTGCGGGCTTTTACTGCACTGCGTCGGGCAACACTGATAATCCGGAGAGCTTCACACGCGCCGGACTGCATTTTTGGTATGGCCTTGCTGCTCCCTGAAAGTACTGTCCGGGCTGCATTCTCTGCATCCAGAGGATCTGACTTCCCTTCAAGGCGGCGTTTTGAGCGATCTGGCCGGTTAACTTCAACAACATAAATACTATTCTTAATGAGAAAACGTGTTAACGCAGCGCCATACGTCCCGGTTCCCTCAATGCCAGCTCGTTCGAGGATCCCAAAAGAGCGAGCCCAATCAAGTAGTTCAAGATAGCCCGTTTGATTTGTTTGAATAATACGGGTGCCAAGCAGTTTACCTGCCTGACTGATAACAGCACCGACATGAACATCAAGGTGTGTATCGACACCCAGGATCACGCTTTCAGGAGATTGACAGTCATTTTGCATGGTTTGCCCCCAGATATTGGTAGCACAACCATCCCCATCGCCGGACAGGACACTCGGGATGCAGCACAAAGCTCCTATCAGGTCACAAACGCTGGGCCCGGCTATGCCCGGGAAATACCTGAATCGGACGACAGGTCAACACAAAGGCATCTGGGCCAATCCCAGCACGGGTCAGTCCGATCCGGTATTTGAAAGTATATTAGAATGAGTATCCCAACAGTTTCCGCGTCGACTCATACTTTGCCTGATCCGGTAACGCCACAATAACTGCCGGAACTGCCTGCTTGTGTAGTGGCTACCCTGGTCACTGTGGAACATCACTCCCGCTGGTTTACCTCGGGTTTCCCACGCCATTTCCAGTGCTTTGATGGTTAACCTGCTGTCCGGTGAGAATGACATTGCCCAGCCTACCGGTTTCCTGGCGAACAAATCGAGAACAACGGCGAGGTAAGCCCAGCGGCTGCCTGTCCAGATATACGTCACATCGCCGCACCACACCTGATTAGGCTCTGTCACTGCGAACTGTC
This Shimwellia blattae DSM 4481 = NBRC 105725 DNA region includes the following protein-coding sequences:
- a CDS encoding IS3 family transposase (programmed frameshift), coding for MKKSRFTDSQIMAILKQAEAGTPVAELCREHGMSNASFYKWRSRFGGMDASMMARLKELEDENRRLKKMYAEERLKAEIIQEAMGKKVVKPSQRKQMAQDAVRHRSVSIRFACQLFVVSESCYRYQPQLNEENTVIADWLLRITDSQRNWGFGLCFLYLRNVKGFKFNHKRVYRIYCELSLNRRIKPKKRLKRDKPEPLAVPESRNECWSMDFMHDQLSDGRSVRLLNVIDDFNREALAIEVDFSLPANRVVRTLEQLIEWKGKPAAIRCDNGPEYTGKILMSWAAQQNITLRFIQPGKPQQNAYIERYNRTVRYDWLGQHLFTSLDELQDYATRWQWFYNHERPNMALNGFTPMQHIQRMT
- a CDS encoding deoxynucleoside kinase — translated: MKIVAVEANIAAGKTTLLAPLAQALSEKTGTTWKVIREPVDEDPVFLELLKVFVENPEDADARVAFQLYITRSRQGLLKDVPEGNYVIERSLFSDIVFCHVNFLMAEQPSARYMSYFYQIKAYLNSYPKIDLVVYIDRDAESCFNACRARGRAGESQYTLDYFKDLKAFHDACLPQITRQYGSKLLTCRVDRGFACPNEMANAVVEHLE
- a CDS encoding membrane protein → MHYSRRLWLTLLVTCLLSFGVLLWLGGEIYQQAPPIPERVVTPDGTTVYTGEQIQNGQQAWFAAGGQQLGSVWGHGSYVAPDWSADWLHREALALRNIIAQDHFHATYDALSNEQQLVASGLMKQEMRQNTYNAQRNVIVISPQRAQAILQLSEHYDGLFSDAPAFHKLRVEYAMKENTLSSAVARNDLSAFFFWSAWAATTDRPGDSITYTSNWPHEELVGNTPSPSLGIWSVASVILLLGGIGALVWYGNPPIFNGGDK
- a CDS encoding cbb3-type cytochrome c oxidase subunit I, whose product is MKISPLKDPLFNVKLTPSMRATTKYFYVVIALFLVQILLGSMTAHYGVEGQDFFGIPLSRILPYTVLRSWHTQLSVLWIATAWLATGIYIAPLISGHEPRFQRAGVNILFIALLVLVVGSLAFGWLGTMGYLDARQNFYIGSQGLEFTNMGRMWQWLLFIGLIIWLLLVGRALWPALSHPSENRGLITLMFLAAVCIGLFYASSLMWGYRAHYAIIEYWRWWLVHLWVEGFFEVFATAVIALIFCRLGLVRPSAADKATLFSTIIFLFGGILGTLHHLYFTGAPISVIAWGSIFSALEVVPLSMVGIEAAHNYRLLSKAPWVQRYRWMIFFFVSVAFWNMVGAGLLGFAINPPISLYYVQGLNLTAAHGHAALFGVYGLLGIGLMLFCLRGLMEDHIWMDSLLKWAFWLMNIGLTMMVFLTLVPVGIYQAWASVDKGLWYARSAEVVHSSVVETLVWLRVPGDILFGFGGLSLAVFALRLLMKRR
- a CDS encoding DUF1971 domain-containing protein, coding for MSHRRIPENWKIKRSTPFFTKDNVPVALLSHHNTAAGIFGQLCVMEGTVTYYGFASEAATDPDVKVVINAGSFATSPPQYWHRIEMTDDARFNINFWADPTFSGDEVYSAKKS
- a CDS encoding IS110 family transposase is translated as MQNDCQSPESVILGVDTHLDVHVGAVISQAGKLLGTRIIQTNQTGYLELLDWARSFGILERAGIEGTGTYGAALTRFLIKNSIYVVEVNRPDRSKRRLEGKSDPLDAENAARTVLSGSSKAIPKMQSGACEALRIISVARRSAVKARTQAINQLRALLVSAPQDVRDKLWKSKPHECVTACINSEVSEYSPLRIALCSTLRSLAKRWIVLTEELNELDESLDKLTRKYASNLRSQFGVGPQTAATLLAVAGDNPERLKNEAALASLCGVNPLPASSGKTVRHRLNRGGSREANNALWTIALVRMRSDPRTKIYVNRRTGEGLSTKEILRCLKRYIVRELYPLILSDLAYANRPLLT